One part of the Vitis riparia cultivar Riparia Gloire de Montpellier isolate 1030 chromosome 15, EGFV_Vit.rip_1.0, whole genome shotgun sequence genome encodes these proteins:
- the LOC117931519 gene encoding pyrophosphate--fructose 6-phosphate 1-phosphotransferase subunit alpha-like, whose protein sequence is MVAPNPLRISLSQSFGFSRIMDEDLHCISETPQFERPDSAEKAIELLVQDQDYTGKIKELQAYLDKVNEIVKPGCSPEVLKVALNFISSLVNFLSHISSPKPHASL, encoded by the exons ATGGTAGCTCCAAATCCTTTGAGAATTTCTCTCTCCCAGTCATTTGGATTTTCAAG AATAATGGATGAAGATCTCCATTGTATTTCAGAAACCCCTCAGTTTGAGAGACCAGATTCAGCTGAGAAAGCCATTGAGTTGCTTGTACAAGACCAGGACTACACTGGGAAGATAAAGGAGTTGCAGGCTTATCTTGACAAA GTAAACGAAATTGTGAAACCAGGTTGTTCACCAGAAGTTCTGAAGGTGGCTTTGAACTTCATATCCTCCCTGGTAAACTTCCTTTCTCACATCTCCTCTCCAAAACCCCATGCCTCACTCTGA